Proteins from one Strix aluco isolate bStrAlu1 chromosome 10, bStrAlu1.hap1, whole genome shotgun sequence genomic window:
- the RBMX2 gene encoding RNA-binding motif protein, X-linked 2, with protein sequence MNPLTKVKLINELNAREAELGVQEAVSWHAEYKDSAWIFVGGLHYELTEGDVICVFSQYGEVVNINLVRDKKTGKSKGFCFLCYEDQRSTILAVDNFNGIKIKGRTIRVDHVANYRPPKESDDLDDVTKALHAKGCGVKTPPHTSSDSLSEDEDVLIKKQKDKGKSRQERQKQSSQAVKRAVSTEEAHPRIKIKKEKEDPGYDRYASGSQQPWKGLERKPVSRMQREEEERRHQRPSERKGEKSFQDQRGQSGLWEEREKREEAVRKGDGHSSRREEGPEGSRSRERGARETHPRHRERGSARGSSRC encoded by the exons ATGAA CCCCCTGACGAAGGTGAAGCTGATCAACGAGCTGAACGCGCGGGAGGCGGAGCTGGGCGTGCAGGAGGCCGTCTCGTGGCACGCGGAGTACAAGGATAGCGCCTGGATCTTTGTCG GCGGGCTGCACTACGAGCTGACGGAGGGGGATGTCATCTGCGTGTTCTCGCA GTATGGAGAAGTTGTCAACATTAACCTGGTGCGGGATAAGAAGACCGGGAAGTCCAAAGGGTTTTGCTTTCTGTGCTATGAGGACCAGAGGAGCACCATTCTTGCTGTTGACAACTTCAATGGGATCAAG ATCAAAGGACGGACGATTCGAGTGGACCATGTGGCCAACTATCGGCCCCCCAAGGAATCTGATGACTTAGATGATGTTACAAAAGCCCTCCATGCAAAGGGTTGTGGAGTTAAAACACCACCTCATACGTCATCCGATTCCCTGTCAGAAGATGAAGATGTGCTcataaaaaagcagaaag ATAAGGGGAAAAGTAGACAGGAACGGCAAAAGCAGAGCTCGCAGGCTGTGAAGAGGGCGGTGTCCACAGAGGAGGCACACCCCAGAATCAAGAttaagaaggagaaggaggaccCCGGCTATGACCGCTATGCCAGCGGGAGCCAGCAGCCCTGGAAGGGCTTGGAGAGGAAACCTGTGAGCAGGATGcagcgagaagaggaagagcgGAGGCACCAGAGGCcttcagagagaaaaggggaaaagagctTCCAGGACCAGAGGGGACAAAGCGGTttgtgggaagagagggagaagagagaggaggctgTCAGGAAGGGCGATGGGCACAGCAGCCGGCGAGAAGAGGGTCCTGAGGGCAGCCGATCCCGGGAGCGTGGCGCCAGGGAaacccatcccaggcacagggagCGGGGCTCCGCGAGAGGCTCCAGCCGCTGCTGA
- the SLC25A14 gene encoding brain mitochondrial carrier protein 1 isoform X1, whose translation MSALNWKPFVYGGLASIVAEFGTFPVDLTKTRLQVQGQSADARFREVRYRGMFHALFRICREEGGRALYSGIAPALLRQASYGTIKIGIYQSLKRLFVDRLEDETLLINVICGVVSGVISSAIANPTDVLKIRMQAQGSLFQGGMIGSFIDIYQQEGTRGLWRGVVPTAQRAAIVVGVELPVYDITKKHLILSGLMGDTIFAHFVSSFTCGLAGAIASNPVDVVRTRMMNQRAIVGSTELYKGTLDGLVKTWKSEGFFALYKGFWPNWLRLGPWNIIFFITYEQLKRLPF comes from the exons ATGTCCGCGCTGAACTGGAAACCCTTCGTGTACGGCGGGCTCGCCTCCATCGTGGCCGAGTTCG GCACCTTCCCCGTGGACCTCACCAAGACGCGCCTGCAGGTGCAGGGCCAGAGCGCCGATGCGCGGTTCCGCGAGGTCCGGTACCGCGGCATGTTCCACGCCCTCTTCCGCATCTGCCGCGAGGAGGGCGGCCGCGCCCTCTACTCGGG GATTGCCCCTGCGTTGCTGAGGCAGGCATCATATGGCACCATAAAGATTGGCATTTACCAGAGTTTGAAGCGGCTGTTTGTAGATCGCCTGGAAG ATGAAACGTTGCTAATCAATGTAATCTGCGGAGTGGTTTCAGGGGTGATCTCCTCTGCAATTGCCAATCCAACAGATGTGCTGAAG ATTCGAATGCAAGCTCAAGGCAGTTTATTCCAGGGTGGCATGATTGGCAGTTTCATCGACATCTACCAGCAGGAGGGTACCCGAGGCCTCTGGAGG GGTGTGGTCCCAACAGCTCAGAGAGCTGCCATCGTGGTCGGGGTGGAACTGCCAGTCTACGACATCACCAAGAAGCACTTAATTCTGTCAGGCCTGATGGGTGACACCATCTTTGCCCATTTCGT TTCCAGTTTTACATGTGGGCTGGCCGGGGCCATTGCCTCCAACCCTGTGGATGTGGTGCGGACACGGATGATGAACCAGCGGGCAATAGTGGGCAGCACGGAGCTCTATAAGGGCACCCTGGATGGCCTGGTGAAG acATGGAAGAGCGAGGGCTTCTTTGCACTCTATAAAGGTTTCTGGCCCAACTGGCTTCGGCTCGGTCCCTGGAACATCATT TTTTTTATCACATATGAGCAATTGAAGCGACTTCCATTCTGA
- the GPR119 gene encoding glucose-dependent insulinotropic receptor — protein sequence MASSALGVILAVLASLIITANALVAIALLRLIQKSGSKGLYFVLNLAIADAMVGFTVVGLVMDEFSEPFDPPQTFCILRMAFVTTSSAASILSLILVACDRHLAIRKPFHYFQLVTGLRVGVRLVGLWLVAAIIGFLPVLTPCFQKVSMHGKCSFFGVFHPTYMLTVFCVGFFPALFLFIYLYCDMLKIASVHVQHIQEVEHAGLAGGCPPSHTTSDMKAMRTVAVLIGCFTLSWLPFFIASIVQTVCTDCFPYKVIENYLWLLGLCNSLLNPLLYSYWQKDVRLQLSQLTAGVKRRVLLHLGCRFPGRGTKSLPTVSCLRLQD from the coding sequence ATGGCTAGCTCAGCCCTGGGAGTCATCCTCGCTGTGCTGGCCTCGCTCATCATCACTGCCAATGCGCTGGTGGCCATCGCTCTCCTTCGCCTCATCCAAAAGAGCGGCTCCAAGGGGCTCTATTTTGTCCTTAATCTTGCCATTGCGGACGCCATGGTTGGGTTCACGGTCGTGGGTCTGGTCATGGATGAGTTTTCCGAGCCGTTTGATCCTCCCCAGACCTTCTGCATCCTGAGAATGGCTTTCGTGACGACCTCTTCTGCTGCCTCTATCCTATCCCTGATTCTGGTTGCGTGTGACAGACACCTGGCAATCAGGAAGCCTTTCCACTATTTCCAGCTGGTGACAGGCCTGCGGGTCGGGGTGCGCTTGGTGGGGCTCTGGCTGGTTGCTGCCATCATCGGCTTCCTGCCAGTCCTCACCCCCTGCTTTCAGAAGGTCTCCATGCATGGGAAGTGCTCCTTCTTTGGGGTCTTCCACCCCACCTACATGCTCACTGTCTTCTGCGTCGGCTTCTTCCCAGCGCTCTTTCTCTTCATTTATCTCTACTGTGACATGCTGAAAATTGCCTCTGTGCACGTGCAGCATATCCAGGAAGTGGAGCAcgccgggctggcggggggctgccccccaTCCCACACCACCAGTGACATGAAGGCCATGCGCACCGTCGCCGTGCTCATCGGGTGTTTCACGTTGTCCTGGTTGCCGTTCTTCATCGCCAGCATCGTGCAAACTGTCTGTACTGACTGCTTCCCCTACAAAGTCATTGAGAACTACCTCTGGCTGCTGGGACTGTGCAACTCCCTCCTGAACCCCCTGCTCTACTCCTACTGGCAGAAGGACGTGcggctgcagctctcccagctgaCCGCAGGTGTGAAGAGGAGAGTCCTCCTTCACCTGGGCTGCCGTTTCCCTGGCAGAGGCACCAAGTCTCTCCCCACTGTGTCCTGCCTGCGGCTCCAGGACTGA
- the SLC25A14 gene encoding brain mitochondrial carrier protein 1 isoform X2, which yields MSALNWKPFVYGGLASIVAEFGTFPVDLTKTRLQVQGQSADARFREVRYRGMFHALFRICREEGGRALYSGIAPALLRQASYGTIKIGIYQSLKRLFVDRLEDETLLINVICGVVSGVISSAIANPTDVLKIRMQAQGSLFQGGMIGSFIDIYQQEGTRGLWRGVVPTAQRAAIVVGVELPVYDITKKHLILSGLMGDTIFAHFVHFSWRCCSASVGFTCCGLKVTSTRPYAEGGD from the exons ATGTCCGCGCTGAACTGGAAACCCTTCGTGTACGGCGGGCTCGCCTCCATCGTGGCCGAGTTCG GCACCTTCCCCGTGGACCTCACCAAGACGCGCCTGCAGGTGCAGGGCCAGAGCGCCGATGCGCGGTTCCGCGAGGTCCGGTACCGCGGCATGTTCCACGCCCTCTTCCGCATCTGCCGCGAGGAGGGCGGCCGCGCCCTCTACTCGGG GATTGCCCCTGCGTTGCTGAGGCAGGCATCATATGGCACCATAAAGATTGGCATTTACCAGAGTTTGAAGCGGCTGTTTGTAGATCGCCTGGAAG ATGAAACGTTGCTAATCAATGTAATCTGCGGAGTGGTTTCAGGGGTGATCTCCTCTGCAATTGCCAATCCAACAGATGTGCTGAAG ATTCGAATGCAAGCTCAAGGCAGTTTATTCCAGGGTGGCATGATTGGCAGTTTCATCGACATCTACCAGCAGGAGGGTACCCGAGGCCTCTGGAGG GGTGTGGTCCCAACAGCTCAGAGAGCTGCCATCGTGGTCGGGGTGGAACTGCCAGTCTACGACATCACCAAGAAGCACTTAATTCTGTCAGGCCTGATGGGTGACACCATCTTTGCCCATTTCGT ACACTTTAGCTGGAGGTGCTGCAGTGCTTCTGTTGGGTTTACCTGCTGTGGGCTGAAGGTGACAAGCACTAGACCATACGCGGAGGGAGGAGACTAG
- the RAB33A gene encoding ras-related protein Rab-33A: protein MAAGGSGRPPGPDSSLEPYVQTRIFKIIVIGDSNVGKTCLTFRFCGGTFPDKTEATIGVDFREKTVEIEGERIKVQVWDTAGQERFRKSMVEHYYRNVHAVVFVYDVTKMTSFTNLKTWIEECNGHAVPPLVPRVLVGNKCDLKDLIQVPSSMALKFADAHNMLLFETSAKDPKESQNVDAIFMCLACRLKAQRSLLCRDLEGRPGQPRRLEPTHDANGKNSCPC from the exons atggcggcgggcggcagcgggcggccgcCGGGCCCCGACTCTTCGCTGGAGCCGTACGTGCAGACCCGCATCTTCAAGATCATCGTGATCGGAGACTCGAACGTGGGCAAGACGTGCCTGACCTTCCGCTTCTGCGGGGGCACCTTCCCCGACAAGACCGAGGCCACCATCGGCGTGGACTTCCGCGAGAAGACGGTGGAGATCGAGGGGGAGCGCATCAAG GTGCAAGTGTGGGACACGGCTGGCCAGGAGAGGTTTCGGAAGAGCATGGTAGAGCATTACTACCGCAACGTGCATGCCGTTGTCTTCGTCTATGATGTCACAAAGATGACCTCCTTCACCAACCTCAAGACGTGGATCGAGGAGTGCAACGGGCACGCAGTGCCCCCCCTGGTCCCCAGGGTGCTTGTTGGGAACAAGTGTGACTTGAAAGACCTGATCCAAGTGCCATCCAGCATGGCCCTGAAGTTCGCCGACGCTCACAACATGCTTTTGTTTGAGACCTCGGCCAAGGACCCTAAGGAGAGCCAGAACGTGGATGCCATTTTCATGTGCCTGGCCTGCCGGCTGAAGGCACAGCGCTCGCTGCTCTGCCGGGACCTGGAGGGGCGGCCGGGCCAGCCCCGCAGGCTGGAGCCAACGCACGATGCCAACGGTAAAAACTCCTGCCCGTGCTGA